From Paenibacillus sp. V4I7, one genomic window encodes:
- a CDS encoding hemolysin family protein, which yields MPHTSFDFGSIVLNLIVVIILVLLNGFFVAAEFALVKVRQSRIQQLVNEGSGKAKYAIKVTSKLDTYLSATQLGITLASLGLGWVGEPAISELIMEPLLHKLQVETSVYTTTLSFIVSFGFITFLHIVLGELAPKSFAIQKAELTSLWLAAPLLFFYRLFRPIIWLLNGTANKFLSWIGVEPASEHEAAHTEEEIRILMDESVKSGHIDQDEMVLFDNIFEFSERIAREVMLPRTDMDCLYLELSFIDNLRMVHETKHTRYPVADQDKDNIVGFVHIADLLTADPDEEQEIKNFIRPILNVPESMEISRVLKLMQKKHSQLAIVIDEYGGTAGLLALGDILEEIVGEMHDEFDIDERPGVEVKDKYTSVDGRVLIEDLNDMLDLDIDDDDVDSIGGWLFKKLEGIPIKGKRVAFGNHVFEVSEVDRLRIVRVHITKINAVRPVDE from the coding sequence TTGCCACATACTTCGTTTGATTTCGGATCCATTGTACTTAACCTGATAGTAGTTATTATATTAGTCCTGCTCAATGGTTTCTTTGTTGCTGCTGAATTTGCGCTTGTGAAGGTTAGACAATCACGCATTCAACAGTTAGTCAATGAAGGCAGCGGCAAAGCGAAGTACGCCATCAAGGTAACGTCGAAGTTAGATACTTATTTATCAGCAACACAATTGGGGATTACACTTGCCTCTCTGGGACTAGGCTGGGTCGGTGAGCCTGCCATCTCGGAGTTGATTATGGAACCCCTCTTACATAAGCTTCAAGTGGAGACTTCGGTTTATACGACGACATTGTCTTTCATTGTTTCATTTGGCTTTATTACGTTCCTTCACATTGTGCTTGGTGAGCTAGCCCCGAAATCGTTCGCGATTCAAAAAGCGGAATTAACCTCGCTATGGCTTGCAGCACCTCTGTTATTCTTCTACAGGCTGTTTCGCCCGATTATCTGGCTGCTGAATGGTACGGCAAATAAATTTTTGTCATGGATTGGTGTAGAGCCGGCAAGCGAGCATGAGGCTGCCCATACGGAGGAAGAGATTCGTATCCTGATGGATGAAAGTGTCAAAAGCGGTCATATCGATCAGGATGAAATGGTGCTTTTCGATAATATTTTTGAATTCTCAGAACGTATTGCCCGTGAGGTTATGCTGCCGCGGACGGATATGGATTGTTTATACCTAGAGCTAAGCTTCATCGATAATTTGCGTATGGTCCATGAGACGAAGCATACACGTTACCCTGTAGCTGACCAAGATAAGGACAACATTGTCGGTTTCGTACACATTGCTGATTTGCTGACAGCTGATCCGGATGAAGAGCAGGAAATTAAAAACTTTATTCGTCCAATTCTCAATGTTCCAGAGTCGATGGAAATAAGTCGAGTATTAAAATTAATGCAAAAAAAACATTCCCAACTTGCTATCGTTATTGATGAATACGGCGGTACCGCAGGACTTCTAGCACTTGGAGATATTCTGGAAGAGATTGTTGGTGAAATGCACGATGAGTTCGATATCGATGAGCGGCCAGGTGTTGAGGTGAAAGATAAGTATACGTCCGTTGACGGCCGTGTCCTGATTGAAGACTTGAACGATATGCTGGATCTGGATATCGACGACGATGATGTGGACTCTATCGGTGGCTGGCTGTTTAAGAAGCTTGAAGGTATTCCTATAAAAGGCAAAAGAGTGGCTTTCGGCAACCATGTGTTTGAGGTGTCCGAAGTGGATCGATTACGTATCGTACGCGTTCACATAACCAAAATCAACGCTGTCAGACCTGTAGATGAATAA
- the ytvI gene encoding sporulation integral membrane protein YtvI: MSPKTILIMVLGLLLLYGLFTIGLPFLLALVTAIFLDPLTVVFMRAMRVNRLIAASIICTVFTLLTLTLFYFIGLNVVTELIDLGRKAPNYMNEVNKYVDQAVNRTQVFYDSLSPDMAAQVQTWLERSTETLTGALTDALSGISGFFLNMAGKIPNLFILMLMYVIALYLFMFSLPKLRMAFLSMFEEQSKGKMENVLTYLREAIFGFIRAQLIMAVLTYLVTFIGLLVLRAEYPLAISLLVMVMEFVPVIGTGLVFIPWLVYQLLIGHTGMGVGLLILFLVLTIFRRIVEPKVLSDAVGINALAALISLYVGFELLGITGLFLGPLVVIIYQAMRKAGLLNLNIKLD; the protein is encoded by the coding sequence ATGTCGCCTAAGACCATCCTAATCATGGTACTTGGATTACTGCTATTGTACGGATTGTTCACCATAGGGCTGCCATTCCTACTCGCGCTTGTGACAGCTATTTTCTTGGACCCTCTAACCGTGGTTTTCATGCGTGCCATGAGGGTGAATCGGTTGATTGCTGCTTCGATCATTTGTACCGTCTTTACGCTGTTGACGCTGACCTTATTTTATTTCATAGGGTTAAATGTCGTCACTGAGCTCATTGACCTTGGCCGCAAAGCGCCAAATTATATGAATGAAGTGAATAAGTATGTAGATCAAGCTGTCAACCGTACTCAGGTGTTCTATGATTCCTTGTCACCAGACATGGCGGCACAAGTGCAAACTTGGCTGGAACGCAGTACAGAAACCTTAACAGGGGCGTTAACAGATGCTTTAAGCGGTATTTCTGGATTCTTTTTAAATATGGCTGGAAAAATTCCGAATTTATTTATTTTAATGCTTATGTACGTCATCGCCTTATATTTGTTTATGTTTAGTTTACCCAAGCTGAGGATGGCGTTTCTGTCGATGTTTGAGGAGCAATCCAAAGGAAAGATGGAAAACGTGCTGACTTACCTGCGGGAAGCTATCTTTGGCTTCATTCGAGCTCAACTCATCATGGCCGTATTAACCTATTTGGTCACGTTTATAGGCTTACTTGTTTTACGAGCTGAATATCCGCTAGCCATTTCCTTATTAGTGATGGTTATGGAATTCGTTCCTGTGATTGGTACCGGGCTTGTGTTTATTCCTTGGCTCGTCTATCAACTGCTGATTGGACACACGGGAATGGGTGTAGGATTGTTAATCCTTTTCCTTGTTTTGACGATATTCCGCCGCATTGTAGAGCCTAAAGTGCTAAGTGATGCTGTTGGAATTAATGCACTCGCTGCTTTGATCAGTTTGTACGTTGGTTTTGAGTTATTAGGAATAACAGGACTCTTTCTAGGGCCGTTGGTTGTTATTATTTATCAAGCTATGCGTAAAGCTGGTCTGTTGAACTTAAATATCAAGCTGGATTGA
- a CDS encoding C40 family peptidase, whose protein sequence is MTNPKLILATAAILVTTSVSSLFPQSPVSAATSTTSNTALTQGMTSSSVSELQRNLKSLSFFTYPTVTGYFGTITTQAVKDYQKAYLLPSTGIVDAATRLSIAHAVTKRTMLVDAMNFVRVPYLWGGVTPQGFDCSGFVYYMFNKHGIPAVRTTSKGLFDSGISVSLPNLQPGDLVFFAIAAPGVVDHVGFYIGNGQFLSATRSAGIYPQSMMNSYWGPKYVGSKRVY, encoded by the coding sequence ATGACTAATCCAAAGCTGATTCTCGCAACTGCTGCAATACTCGTGACAACCTCCGTAAGCAGCTTATTCCCCCAATCTCCTGTTTCTGCCGCTACCTCAACAACAAGCAATACAGCTTTGACGCAAGGAATGACGAGTTCCTCTGTATCAGAGCTGCAGAGAAACTTGAAAAGCCTCAGTTTTTTTACATATCCAACTGTAACCGGTTACTTTGGAACAATAACTACACAAGCCGTTAAAGACTACCAGAAAGCTTATCTCCTTCCTTCCACAGGGATCGTAGACGCTGCAACGAGGCTCAGTATCGCCCATGCCGTAACCAAACGTACGATGTTGGTAGATGCCATGAACTTCGTTCGAGTACCTTATCTTTGGGGAGGTGTGACACCTCAAGGCTTTGATTGCTCTGGCTTTGTCTATTACATGTTCAACAAACATGGGATACCCGCTGTACGGACGACGTCTAAAGGCCTTTTTGATTCAGGAATCTCAGTGAGTCTACCTAATTTGCAGCCAGGCGACTTGGTTTTCTTTGCAATTGCAGCTCCTGGAGTGGTAGACCATGTAGGCTTCTACATAGGGAATGGGCAGTTCTTATCCGCTACGAGGTCTGCTGGCATTTATCCTCAGAGTATGATGAATTCGTATTGGGGACCCAAATATGTAGGATCCAAGCGCGTATATTGA
- a CDS encoding spore coat associated protein CotJA yields MHMHSHSQFKKYFPFIGPFDPCPPIRVKFYNTPPQLYIHFQPPGLSQFSPYEALKKGTLWPALYGPYESKAVEGGPLT; encoded by the coding sequence ATGCATATGCATTCGCATTCACAATTTAAAAAATATTTCCCATTCATTGGTCCATTTGATCCTTGTCCGCCCATTCGAGTGAAGTTTTACAACACACCGCCACAATTATATATCCACTTTCAACCGCCAGGCTTGTCACAGTTTAGCCCCTATGAAGCACTGAAAAAAGGAACGCTCTGGCCGGCACTTTACGGGCCTTATGAGTCCAAAGCGGTAGAAGGGGGCCCATTGACATGA
- a CDS encoding spore coat protein CotJB, with amino-acid sequence MSEPMLPESYYKQLHDLQAVDFVLIELTLYLDTHPDDLGAIQQYNQFAQKRKQIVEQFEMEFGPLMPYGQSYTKHPWQWCEPPWPWQV; translated from the coding sequence ATGAGTGAACCCATGTTACCAGAGTCTTATTACAAACAGCTTCACGATCTGCAAGCTGTAGATTTCGTATTAATTGAGCTGACTTTATATTTGGATACGCATCCGGATGACCTAGGGGCCATTCAACAATACAATCAGTTTGCGCAGAAAAGAAAACAAATCGTCGAGCAATTTGAGATGGAATTTGGCCCTTTGATGCCGTACGGTCAAAGTTATACGAAACATCCTTGGCAGTGGTGTGAACCCCCATGGCCATGGCAAGTCTGA
- a CDS encoding manganese catalase family protein, translating to MWIYEKKLQYPVRVSKCDPRMAKLLLEQYGGADGELAAALRYLNQRYSIPDKVVGLLTDIGTEEFAHLEMIATMVYKLTKDATIEQLKAAGLDDHYVSHDKALFYQNASGVPWTAAYIQAKGDPIADLYEDIAAEEKARATYQWLIDVTDDVDLQDSLKFLREREIVHSLRFREAVEILKDDREAQKVF from the coding sequence ATGTGGATTTATGAAAAGAAGCTTCAGTATCCGGTCAGGGTCAGTAAATGCGACCCTAGGATGGCTAAACTTCTGCTCGAGCAATATGGTGGCGCTGATGGGGAGCTTGCTGCGGCACTACGATACCTGAATCAACGCTATTCGATCCCAGATAAGGTGGTGGGGCTGCTAACGGACATTGGGACAGAAGAGTTCGCCCATTTAGAAATGATTGCGACAATGGTGTATAAGCTTACAAAAGATGCAACCATCGAGCAACTGAAAGCGGCTGGTCTGGACGATCACTATGTGAGCCACGACAAAGCGCTCTTCTATCAGAATGCATCCGGTGTACCTTGGACGGCTGCCTACATACAAGCCAAAGGAGACCCCATCGCGGACCTCTATGAGGATATTGCCGCAGAGGAGAAAGCAAGAGCAACCTATCAATGGTTGATTGATGTAACCGATGATGTTGATCTGCAGGACAGTCTAAAGTTTCTCCGTGAAAGGGAGATTGTGCATTCCCTGCGATTTAGAGAAGCTGTTGAAATTTTGAAGGATGATCGAGAAGCGCAGAAGGTTTTTTAA
- a CDS encoding IS4 family transposase produces the protein MDEYSNSLKETLTSLIREMSAAPAPFVKNPEKDFTRKKKLPFETVMQLLISMGGNSLYKELLESQGYDVNTATTSAFVQQRNKILPSAVEFLFHEFTQSYTDIKDYRGYRLLAVDGSDLHIATDSADTDTYFQSQPNTKGYNLLHLNTAYDLCNRLYVDAIIQPRRLSNEGRALAAMVDRSPIKGKTIVTADRGYESYNNFAHIERKGWNYVIRVKDLDSSGILSGLCLPSGGAFDLDVHLTLTKKQTKEVRAHPEIYKFVPSTSTFDFLDLHENLFYPISFRVVRFVLPNGAYETVITNLSAADFPPDEIKSIYNMRWGIETSFRALKYTVGLTNFHAKRQESITQEIFARMIMYNFAEMITSHVVISQMDKRHQYQVNFTVAVHVCRHFLRSRDDEPPPDVEALIRKNILPIRPIRPGQQNTRKIRYKSVVSFVYRVA, from the coding sequence ATGGATGAGTACTCGAATTCGCTAAAAGAAACACTGACATCCCTCATACGAGAAATGTCAGCTGCACCAGCACCTTTTGTCAAAAACCCCGAAAAAGATTTTACCCGAAAGAAAAAGCTTCCCTTTGAAACGGTTATGCAACTCCTGATCTCAATGGGGGGCAACAGCTTATATAAGGAACTCTTGGAATCGCAGGGCTATGACGTAAATACCGCAACCACCTCTGCATTTGTCCAACAGAGGAATAAAATCCTGCCATCTGCTGTGGAATTCTTGTTTCACGAATTTACGCAATCGTATACCGATATCAAGGACTACCGTGGGTATCGATTACTTGCCGTTGACGGTTCGGATTTGCATATCGCAACTGACTCTGCGGACACGGACACCTATTTTCAAAGTCAACCGAACACAAAAGGCTATAACCTTCTGCATTTGAACACAGCCTATGACTTGTGCAATAGACTTTACGTGGATGCGATTATTCAGCCACGAAGGTTGAGCAATGAGGGAAGGGCGCTGGCTGCTATGGTTGACCGTTCCCCCATCAAGGGCAAAACCATTGTTACTGCCGATAGAGGTTATGAAAGTTACAACAATTTCGCTCATATTGAACGAAAAGGGTGGAATTATGTCATACGGGTAAAGGATTTGGATTCCAGTGGTATTCTTTCGGGTTTGTGTTTGCCCTCTGGCGGAGCGTTTGATCTGGACGTTCATCTGACACTCACCAAAAAACAAACCAAAGAGGTCAGGGCTCATCCCGAGATTTACAAGTTCGTCCCTTCCACGTCTACCTTTGATTTTTTGGATTTGCATGAGAACTTGTTTTACCCGATTTCCTTTCGGGTTGTTCGTTTCGTCTTGCCAAATGGCGCTTATGAAACCGTCATTACGAATCTTTCTGCCGCTGATTTCCCACCCGATGAAATCAAGTCCATTTACAACATGCGATGGGGCATCGAAACCTCTTTCAGGGCATTAAAATACACGGTAGGTCTGACGAATTTTCACGCAAAGAGACAAGAGTCCATCACCCAAGAGATTTTCGCAAGAATGATCATGTACAATTTCGCTGAAATGATTACCTCGCACGTAGTCATTTCCCAAATGGATAAACGGCACCAATACCAAGTCAACTTCACAGTTGCCGTTCACGTTTGTAGACATTTCCTGCGCTCAAGGGACGATGAACCCCCGCCCGATGTTGAAGCACTGATTCGCAAAAACATTTTGCCGATTCGACCCATCCGCCCAGGACAGCAGAATACGCGCAAAATCCGCTACAAATCCGTTGTTAGCTTCGTCTACAGAGTAGCATAA
- a CDS encoding YdcF family protein, whose protein sequence is MIYLIKIAYTLLFPPGIIILLLVAIALWLKQKKEYLGTLLVGLAALLLGVSSMPYFGNTLLNSIERRYTPPVQVSGDVLVLLTGGATLDNPDPLTKGEGYLTGNTAARVLTVAELYRSTKLPILLSGGQVFRDSGNESQIAKRHLLALGVPESSISMDDKSRNTEENALNTQAILTEKGWKAPILITSAFHMARSVKQFQKLKIDVVPYPTDYISQQKQYLSISKFIPSSSGLSTTTIALKEFLGLFAARNN, encoded by the coding sequence ATGATTTATTTGATAAAAATTGCTTACACCCTATTATTCCCTCCTGGAATTATCATACTTCTTCTCGTGGCTATAGCTTTATGGCTGAAACAAAAAAAGGAGTACCTCGGTACACTTCTTGTGGGTCTTGCCGCACTTCTTCTAGGCGTATCCTCCATGCCTTATTTCGGCAATACATTACTGAATTCCATTGAAAGAAGGTATACACCACCTGTTCAAGTGTCCGGCGACGTGCTAGTTCTACTAACAGGAGGTGCAACCTTGGATAATCCAGACCCTCTCACCAAAGGGGAAGGATATCTGACAGGGAACACGGCCGCGCGTGTATTAACGGTTGCTGAACTATATCGAAGCACAAAGCTGCCCATCCTCTTGTCTGGCGGTCAAGTGTTTCGTGACTCGGGCAATGAATCTCAGATTGCCAAACGGCACCTTCTCGCGCTTGGTGTTCCCGAATCATCCATTTCCATGGACGATAAGAGTCGCAATACCGAGGAAAATGCCTTGAATACACAAGCTATTCTCACAGAAAAAGGCTGGAAAGCGCCAATTCTCATCACATCTGCCTTCCACATGGCCCGATCCGTTAAGCAATTCCAAAAACTCAAAATTGACGTAGTCCCCTACCCTACCGACTATATTTCCCAACAGAAGCAATACCTCAGTATCAGTAAATTCATTCCATCTTCCAGTGGTTTATCCACCACAACAATTGCGCTGAAGGAATTCTTAGGCTTGTTTGCAGCAAGGAACAATTAG